The following are from one region of the Bacillus methanolicus MGA3 genome:
- the queG gene encoding tRNA epoxyqueuosine(34) reductase QueG: MDVRLLKKEIIEYSKTIGIDKIGFTSASPFTEMKNRLRIQQELNYQSGFEEQDIEKRVTPSLLMDSPQSIISIALAYPSKMKERVIGKKGERRGIFCRASWGTDYHIILKDRLKKLEEFIAEKVPGAQFKSMVDTGELVDRAVAQRAGIGWSGKNCSIITPEFGSYVYLGEMITNIRFEPDTPMEDRCGSCNKCVEACPTGALVQGGQLNAKRCIAFLTQTKGFLPEEFREKLGNRLYGCDTCQTVCPENKGKDFHFHPEMEPDPEIAKPLLKPLLHISNREFKERYGHVSGSWRGKKPIQRNAIIALAHFKDETAVNDLIKVLNEDPRPVIRGTAAWALGKIGGENAKNALLKAKETEADLEVLNEIEKGIELCS, from the coding sequence ATGGATGTCCGTTTATTAAAAAAAGAAATCATCGAATACAGCAAGACGATAGGTATCGATAAGATCGGCTTTACCAGTGCCAGTCCATTTACTGAAATGAAAAATCGCCTGAGGATCCAACAGGAACTGAATTATCAGTCTGGCTTTGAAGAGCAGGATATTGAAAAACGGGTCACCCCTTCTCTCTTAATGGATTCCCCACAATCCATCATTTCGATTGCTCTGGCATATCCTTCAAAAATGAAAGAACGTGTGATCGGCAAAAAGGGAGAACGAAGAGGAATTTTTTGCCGAGCTTCATGGGGAACAGATTACCATATCATTTTGAAGGATCGTTTAAAAAAGCTTGAGGAATTTATTGCCGAAAAGGTACCGGGAGCACAATTTAAATCAATGGTTGATACGGGAGAATTAGTAGACAGGGCTGTTGCACAAAGAGCCGGAATTGGATGGAGCGGAAAAAACTGTTCAATAATCACACCTGAATTTGGTTCTTATGTATACCTTGGAGAAATGATTACTAATATTCGTTTTGAACCGGATACACCGATGGAAGACCGTTGCGGTTCATGCAATAAATGTGTGGAAGCGTGTCCGACTGGAGCGCTTGTTCAGGGAGGACAGTTAAATGCAAAGCGCTGTATTGCATTTTTGACCCAAACAAAAGGTTTTTTACCAGAAGAGTTTCGTGAAAAACTTGGGAACCGTCTATATGGCTGTGATACGTGCCAAACTGTATGTCCGGAGAACAAAGGTAAGGATTTTCACTTTCATCCTGAAATGGAACCAGATCCCGAGATTGCAAAACCTTTATTAAAGCCTTTGCTCCACATAAGTAACCGAGAATTTAAAGAGAGATATGGTCATGTGTCAGGTTCTTGGCGAGGAAAAAAACCGATCCAACGAAACGCGATTATTGCACTGGCTCATTTTAAAGATGAGACGGCTGTAAATGATCTCATAAAAGTTTTAAATGAAGATCCTCGTCCGGTAATCCGCGGAACAGCAGCATGGGCACTTGGAAAAATTGGTGGAGAAAATGCTAAAAATGCTCTTTTGAAGGCTAAGGAAACCGAAGCTGATTTAGAAGTTTTAAACGAGATCGAAAAGGGGATAGAATTATGTAGTTGA
- the yhbH gene encoding sporulation protein YhbH — translation MTYANNHPFVISKEDWSLHRKGHDDQQRHQEKVQEAIRNNLPDLITEESIIMSNGQDVVKIPIRSLDEYKIRYNYDKNKHVGQGDGDSQIGDVVARDGSSDQKGPGKGQGAGDQPGEDYFEAEVSLMELEEALFKQLELPNLQKKEQDEHLVDNIEFNDIRKTGLMGNIDKKRTMMTAFKRNAMTGKPAFHPIYREDLKFKTWNEVVKPDSKAVVLAMMDTSGSMGIWEKYMARSFFFWMTRFLRTKYETVEIEFIAHHTEAKVVSEEDFFTKGESGGTICSSVYRKSLELIDEKYNPRRYNIYPFHFSDGDNLTSDNARCVKLVEDLMKVSNIFGYGEVNQYNRHSTLMSAYKNIKNEKFRYYILKQKADVFHAMRSFFNNEENKVYA, via the coding sequence ATGACCTATGCAAATAACCATCCGTTTGTGATTTCAAAAGAAGACTGGTCCCTCCATCGAAAAGGTCACGATGACCAACAGAGGCATCAGGAAAAAGTCCAGGAAGCGATCCGTAATAATCTTCCAGATCTCATTACAGAAGAAAGCATAATTATGTCAAATGGTCAAGATGTGGTAAAAATTCCAATTCGTTCTTTGGATGAATACAAAATCAGGTATAACTATGATAAAAATAAACATGTTGGCCAAGGAGATGGAGACAGTCAAATTGGTGACGTAGTAGCCCGTGACGGTTCCAGTGATCAAAAAGGCCCTGGTAAAGGGCAAGGAGCCGGCGATCAGCCTGGAGAAGATTATTTTGAAGCTGAAGTTTCTTTAATGGAACTTGAAGAAGCATTGTTTAAGCAATTAGAACTTCCAAACTTGCAAAAAAAGGAGCAGGATGAACATTTAGTTGATAACATTGAATTTAACGACATTCGAAAAACTGGTTTAATGGGAAACATTGACAAAAAAAGAACAATGATGACTGCTTTTAAGAGAAATGCGATGACCGGAAAACCGGCATTTCATCCGATTTATCGCGAGGATCTGAAGTTTAAAACTTGGAATGAAGTGGTTAAACCCGATTCTAAGGCAGTTGTGCTTGCCATGATGGACACTAGCGGTTCGATGGGAATTTGGGAAAAGTATATGGCCAGAAGCTTTTTCTTCTGGATGACAAGATTTTTGCGAACAAAATATGAAACTGTTGAAATTGAGTTTATTGCACATCATACAGAAGCAAAGGTCGTTTCCGAAGAAGATTTCTTCACGAAAGGAGAGAGTGGCGGTACAATTTGTTCATCAGTATATCGCAAATCGCTCGAATTGATTGACGAGAAATACAATCCAAGACGGTATAATATTTATCCTTTTCATTTTTCTGACGGTGACAATTTAACTTCAGATAACGCCCGCTGTGTGAAATTAGTAGAAGATTTAATGAAAGTATCCAACATTTTTGGATACGGTGAAGTGAATCAGTACAATCGCCATTCTACTTTAATGTCTGCATATAAAAACATTAAAAACGAAAAATTCCGCTATTATATCCTAAAGCAAAAAGCAGATGTATTCCACGCAATGAGAAGCTTTTTTAATAATGAAGAAAATAAGGTTTATGCATAA
- a CDS encoding B3/4 domain-containing protein codes for MEIHVSPELCALVPDFKVGVIYYHGIEVGPSPQMVKGRLQLFQESIFFELESKNITELDGIKEWRQIFKKTGKDPNRYRHSAEALYRRIKKQNYLQSVHSAIDINNFFSLQYQVPIGIYDTDKLSGDITIRLGQGNEEYTGLNGRKNSLHNLIISADNIGPFGSPFVDSERTAVDIHTKNAIQIIYLQPSIDDSSKHKLTESLMKMFVQIHGGESHYKIVGC; via the coding sequence TTGGAAATTCATGTCTCACCAGAGCTCTGCGCTTTAGTCCCCGATTTTAAAGTCGGTGTTATCTATTACCATGGGATTGAAGTCGGGCCTTCCCCGCAAATGGTAAAAGGCAGACTTCAACTCTTTCAAGAATCAATATTTTTTGAACTGGAATCAAAAAACATAACTGAATTGGACGGAATTAAAGAATGGAGGCAAATCTTCAAGAAAACAGGCAAAGATCCAAATCGCTACAGGCATTCGGCTGAAGCCCTTTACCGAAGAATTAAGAAACAAAATTATTTACAATCTGTACATAGCGCTATTGATATTAATAACTTCTTTTCTCTTCAATATCAAGTTCCAATTGGAATTTATGATACAGATAAATTGTCTGGAGATATTACCATACGACTTGGACAAGGAAATGAGGAATATACCGGCCTGAATGGAAGGAAGAATTCATTGCACAATTTGATTATTTCTGCAGACAATATAGGGCCGTTTGGCAGCCCTTTTGTAGACTCAGAACGGACGGCTGTTGATATTCATACAAAAAATGCTATTCAAATTATTTATTTACAGCCTTCTATTGATGATTCCAGCAAACATAAATTAACAGAGTCTCTTATGAAAATGTTCGTCCAGATTCATGGTGGTGAATCACATTATAAAATTGTTGGATGCTAA
- the ytvI gene encoding sporulation integral membrane protein YtvI, giving the protein MWKKWLWISIIVLIGLFLVPYSLPLIFAFITAVMLEGLVQWQMTKLRFNRLQSVIIVFMSYVLLISVIGYYLISIIAQQTVALSGKTPNFMKGFYVSVIRPLIRKWEFYSKNLPKDVIVSIEKTLENSINSLDTFLHGVIQNTVNLLTAIPGFLIEFLIYLIALFLISLELPRLKAKVEIHLKEQTKRRVYLVANQLYRAGIGFIKAQIILSLLTFFMAFIGLSILRVPYTALLALLIVIVDILPILGTGSVLVPWAVIAILQNNQFLGIGLIVLFLVITVVRRIIEPKVYSTSLGISPLAALISLYIGFKLLGVVGVILGPALVIVFDTLKRANIIKMKFKI; this is encoded by the coding sequence ATGTGGAAAAAATGGTTATGGATTTCTATTATTGTTCTTATCGGTCTGTTTTTAGTCCCTTACAGTCTGCCGTTAATTTTTGCTTTTATTACCGCTGTCATGCTTGAGGGACTTGTACAGTGGCAAATGACCAAATTACGTTTTAACAGATTACAGTCTGTGATTATTGTTTTTATGAGCTATGTCCTGTTAATTTCTGTTATCGGCTATTACTTAATATCGATTATTGCCCAGCAGACTGTTGCTTTGTCAGGAAAAACGCCAAATTTTATGAAGGGCTTTTATGTTTCTGTCATCCGGCCTCTAATACGGAAATGGGAGTTCTACTCAAAAAATTTGCCCAAAGACGTTATCGTTTCAATAGAAAAAACTTTAGAAAACAGCATCAATTCACTTGATACATTTTTACATGGGGTTATTCAAAATACGGTTAACCTGTTAACAGCGATTCCGGGTTTTTTAATTGAGTTTTTAATTTATTTAATTGCTTTATTTTTAATCAGCCTCGAATTGCCTCGTTTGAAAGCAAAAGTGGAAATACATCTAAAAGAACAAACGAAGCGGAGAGTATATTTAGTTGCCAACCAGTTATACAGAGCCGGAATTGGGTTTATTAAAGCTCAGATTATATTAAGTTTGCTTACATTTTTTATGGCTTTTATTGGCTTGTCCATATTAAGAGTGCCATATACTGCTTTGTTAGCTTTGTTGATCGTAATTGTCGATATATTGCCAATACTTGGAACAGGTTCCGTTCTTGTCCCATGGGCAGTCATTGCGATCCTGCAAAACAACCAATTTCTCGGAATTGGTTTAATCGTATTGTTTTTGGTTATTACCGTAGTCCGAAGAATTATTGAACCAAAAGTATATTCAACAAGCCTTGGAATTTCTCCGCTTGCAGCGCTTATTAGTCTTTATATAGGTTTTAAGCTGCTAGGGGTCGTCGGTGTAATCCTTGGGCCTGCACTCGTGATCGTTTTTGATACATTAAAAAGAGCCAATATAATTAAAATGAAATTTAAGATATAG
- a CDS encoding amidase domain-containing protein has product MREQLQNLLEMRVQQCVSHKNGKNKCLKIEKKKETLLKRGAEIVKAKARGKIISRNEANDMTKVLYKVHFKYLTKQKDTFFLEEEIEQRNANFYKGILVEDHEINPFDIQIPSVPEEDLLPTDQANSSDRMSYQYDRLKAVQYAERWWNDYNPAYKKFEVDCTNFISQCLHAGGAPMTGFPNRSNGWWMRNNNWSYSWTVANSLRLYLSRAKTGLRAKEVKSPDQLLLGDVICYDFQGDGRFDHNTMVTGKDVNGMPLVNAHTYNCRMRYWAYEDSTAYTPNIKYKFYSIADD; this is encoded by the coding sequence GTGCGGGAACAGTTGCAAAATTTATTAGAAATGCGGGTTCAGCAATGTGTTTCACATAAGAATGGCAAAAATAAATGTCTAAAGATTGAAAAGAAAAAAGAAACACTTTTAAAAAGAGGAGCGGAGATCGTAAAAGCGAAAGCAAGAGGCAAAATAATTTCAAGAAATGAAGCAAATGATATGACGAAAGTCTTATATAAAGTACATTTTAAATACTTGACGAAACAAAAAGATACGTTTTTTCTAGAAGAAGAAATTGAACAAAGGAATGCCAATTTTTATAAAGGTATTTTAGTAGAAGACCATGAGATCAATCCTTTTGATATTCAAATACCTTCTGTACCGGAAGAAGACTTGCTTCCAACTGATCAGGCAAACAGTTCTGATCGAATGTCATATCAGTATGACCGTCTGAAAGCTGTTCAATATGCGGAAAGATGGTGGAATGATTATAATCCCGCATATAAAAAATTTGAGGTTGATTGTACCAATTTCATTTCCCAGTGTCTTCATGCAGGCGGAGCTCCAATGACAGGATTTCCTAACAGGTCAAACGGTTGGTGGATGAGAAATAATAATTGGAGCTATAGCTGGACTGTCGCTAATTCCCTTCGCCTGTATTTGTCACGGGCCAAAACGGGACTCAGAGCAAAGGAAGTCAAAAGTCCGGACCAACTGCTTTTGGGAGATGTTATCTGTTATGATTTTCAGGGTGATGGACGTTTTGACCATAATACAATGGTGACAGGAAAAGATGTCAATGGGATGCCGCTCGTTAATGCTCATACTTATAACTGCAGGATGCGCTACTGGGCGTACGAAGATTCCACAGCGTATACTCCAAATATTAAATATAAATTTTATTCGATCGCTGATGACTGA
- the trmL gene encoding tRNA (uridine(34)/cytosine(34)/5-carboxymethylaminomethyluridine(34)-2'-O)-methyltransferase TrmL, which yields MKNVALHVVLYQPEIPANTGNIARTCAATDTTLHLIRPLGFSTDDKMLKRAGLDYWEFVKVIYYDSLEEFFEKNKGGEFFYLTKFGIQPHTTFDYSSMDKDYYFIFGRETTGLPKDLIEQNKDRSLRIPMNENVRSLNLSNTAAILIYEALRQQNYPGLK from the coding sequence GTGAAAAATGTGGCACTGCACGTAGTTTTATATCAACCAGAAATACCGGCCAATACTGGGAATATCGCCAGGACTTGCGCAGCAACTGATACAACATTGCATTTAATTCGCCCGCTCGGCTTTTCTACTGATGACAAGATGTTGAAGCGCGCGGGACTTGATTATTGGGAATTTGTAAAAGTGATTTATTATGATTCATTAGAGGAGTTTTTCGAAAAGAATAAAGGTGGAGAATTCTTCTATTTGACAAAATTTGGTATACAACCTCATACTACTTTCGATTATAGCAGTATGGACAAAGATTACTACTTTATTTTTGGCAGGGAAACGACCGGTTTGCCGAAAGACCTTATTGAACAGAATAAGGACCGAAGTCTTCGCATTCCGATGAACGAGAATGTCAGGTCTCTAAATTTATCAAACACAGCGGCTATTTTGATTTATGAAGCACTTCGCCAGCAAAATTATCCTGGATTAAAGTAG
- the nfsA gene encoding oxygen-insensitive NADPH nitroreductase produces the protein MNEMIETILNHRSVRSFKDEPLTEEQIKIIISSAQSASTSSYIQAYSIIGVTDKKKKKKLAELAGNQSYVELNGHFFVFCADLYRHEVVGKMTGKDVISSIESTEKFMVALIDTALAAQNAALAAESMGLGICYIGGIRNNLEQVCKILKTPDRVIPLFGLAVGYPNKETTKKPRLPFEHVYHENEYCQDAEIYMKQLESYDQVVSSYYQERTMGKRKDTWTGQIANMLERQSRMYMKDFVQSKKMNLR, from the coding sequence ATGAATGAAATGATCGAAACGATTTTGAACCACAGATCTGTACGAAGCTTTAAAGATGAGCCATTGACCGAAGAACAAATCAAGATTATTATTTCCAGTGCCCAGTCTGCTTCAACATCAAGCTATATTCAAGCATATTCCATCATTGGCGTGACGGATAAGAAAAAGAAAAAGAAATTGGCAGAACTGGCCGGAAACCAATCATATGTTGAATTAAACGGACATTTTTTCGTTTTTTGCGCAGATCTTTACCGTCATGAAGTTGTTGGGAAAATGACTGGGAAAGATGTCATCTCTTCGATCGAGAGTACGGAGAAATTTATGGTTGCTTTAATTGATACAGCGCTTGCGGCACAAAACGCAGCTTTGGCTGCAGAGTCAATGGGATTAGGGATTTGTTACATAGGGGGCATTAGAAATAATCTTGAACAAGTTTGCAAAATTTTAAAAACTCCAGACCGTGTCATCCCACTTTTCGGCCTTGCTGTTGGGTATCCAAACAAAGAAACAACCAAGAAGCCGCGGCTTCCGTTTGAACATGTATACCATGAAAATGAATATTGTCAGGATGCAGAAATTTATATGAAGCAATTAGAAAGTTATGATCAAGTAGTTTCTAGTTATTATCAGGAAAGAACAATGGGCAAACGAAAAGATACTTGGACCGGCCAAATAGCTAATATGCTTGAAAGACAATCTAGAATGTATATGAAAGATTTTGTTCAAAGTAAAAAAATGAACCTTCGATGA
- a CDS encoding PrkA family serine protein kinase — translation MDILRKIEMLREVDEKLKWEGTFADYLQIVKKKPWVAQSAHSRVYNMIKDAGVEEIGGKKKYQFFSNQLFGLEEALERLVEEYFHPAAKRLDVRKRILLLMGPVSGGKSTLVTALKRGLEAYSRTDRGAIYAIKGCPMHEDPLHLIPHHLRQDFSEEYGIRIEGNLSPLNLMRLEKEYGGRIEDVLVERIFFSEDRRVGIGTFSPSDPKSQDIADLTGSIDFSTIAEYGSESDPRAYRFDGELNKANRGMMEFQEMLKCDEKFLWHLLSLTQEGNFKAGRFALISADELIVAHTNETEYRSFISNKKNEALHSRIIVMPIPYNLKVSQEEKIYEKLIRESDVSNVHIAPHTLKVAAMFTILTRLKEPKKGDIDLVKKMRLYDGESVEGFNTADVEELKKEYQDEGMSGIDPRYVINRISSTIIRKEIPSINALDVLRSLKEGLDQHPSITAELKERYLNFISLARKEYDEIAKKEVQKAFVYSYEESAKTLMDNYLDNVEAYCNKVKLRDPLTGEEINPDEKLMRSIEEQIGISENAKKAFREEILIRISAYARKGKRFDYNSHDRLREAIQKKLFADLKDVVKITTSTKTPDEQQLKKVNEVVARLIDEYGYNSTSANELLRYVGSLLNR, via the coding sequence ATGGATATTTTAAGAAAAATTGAAATGCTTCGAGAAGTAGATGAAAAGTTAAAGTGGGAAGGGACATTTGCAGATTATTTACAAATTGTTAAAAAGAAGCCATGGGTAGCCCAGTCAGCACATTCAAGGGTATATAATATGATCAAAGATGCAGGAGTCGAAGAAATTGGAGGGAAAAAGAAGTATCAGTTCTTTTCTAATCAACTTTTCGGTCTCGAAGAAGCGCTAGAAAGGCTTGTAGAAGAATATTTTCATCCGGCTGCAAAGCGCCTTGATGTCAGAAAACGGATTTTGTTATTAATGGGCCCGGTCAGTGGCGGAAAATCTACATTAGTTACTGCGTTAAAAAGAGGTCTGGAGGCATACTCCCGTACTGACAGAGGAGCCATATATGCGATTAAAGGCTGTCCGATGCACGAAGATCCGCTGCATCTCATTCCACATCATCTCCGTCAGGATTTTAGCGAAGAATACGGGATCCGGATCGAAGGTAATTTATCGCCGCTTAATTTGATGCGACTTGAAAAAGAATATGGTGGAAGAATTGAAGATGTATTAGTTGAGAGAATTTTCTTTTCCGAAGATAGACGGGTCGGAATTGGGACGTTCAGCCCGTCTGATCCGAAATCCCAGGATATTGCAGATCTAACTGGAAGCATTGATTTTTCAACAATTGCGGAATATGGTTCAGAATCTGATCCACGTGCATACCGTTTTGACGGGGAGTTGAACAAAGCAAACCGAGGAATGATGGAATTCCAGGAGATGCTGAAATGTGATGAAAAGTTCTTATGGCATTTGCTCTCGTTAACCCAAGAAGGAAATTTTAAAGCTGGACGATTTGCGTTAATTTCAGCTGATGAGCTTATCGTAGCTCACACAAATGAAACGGAATACCGCTCGTTCATTTCAAATAAGAAAAACGAAGCGCTCCATTCACGGATTATTGTGATGCCGATCCCTTACAATCTTAAAGTTTCACAAGAAGAGAAAATTTACGAGAAATTGATACGCGAAAGTGATGTGTCCAATGTTCATATTGCTCCGCATACGTTGAAGGTAGCGGCGATGTTTACAATTTTAACTCGGTTAAAAGAGCCGAAAAAAGGTGATATCGATTTAGTCAAAAAGATGCGCCTGTATGACGGAGAAAGTGTCGAAGGGTTCAACACAGCGGATGTTGAAGAGTTGAAAAAAGAATATCAGGATGAAGGAATGAGTGGAATTGATCCGCGTTATGTCATCAACCGGATTTCGTCGACGATTATTCGCAAAGAGATTCCGTCTATTAATGCGCTTGACGTTTTAAGATCGCTTAAAGAGGGATTGGATCAGCACCCATCTATAACTGCTGAATTAAAAGAACGCTATTTAAATTTCATTTCATTGGCACGAAAGGAATATGACGAAATTGCCAAAAAAGAAGTTCAAAAAGCATTTGTTTATTCTTATGAAGAATCAGCCAAAACGCTGATGGATAATTATCTTGATAATGTGGAAGCTTACTGTAATAAGGTGAAACTTCGTGATCCATTAACTGGGGAAGAAATTAATCCGGATGAAAAATTGATGAGATCGATTGAAGAGCAAATCGGAATTTCTGAGAATGCCAAAAAAGCATTTAGAGAAGAAATATTGATCAGAATTTCTGCTTATGCCCGAAAAGGGAAACGGTTTGACTATAATTCACATGATCGTTTGCGCGAAGCGATTCAGAAAAAATTATTTGCGGATTTGAAGGATGTTGTTAAAATTACGACTTCAACGAAAACGCCGGATGAACAGCAATTGAAGAAAGTCAATGAGGTGGTCGCACGGCTTATTGACGAATATGGCTACAACTCTACATCTGCAAATGAATTGCTGCGCTATGTTGGAAGTTTGCTGAACAGATAA
- a CDS encoding DNA-3-methyladenine glycosylase: MSHILKGELIRPLQIKASPLERQFYDIPTLELAKSLLGCLLIKETEEGVASGFIVETEAYLGPEDRAAHTYNNQRTKRTDVMFRESGLVYTYVMHTHCLVNIVSGGPEKPEAVLIRAIEPFTGIDLMKKRRGMADIKKLTNGPGKLTKALGISMEDYGHCIAEPPLFISKGFQPEEISQGKRIGIDNSGEAKDYPWRFWITENPFVSRKNNR, from the coding sequence ATGAGTCATATTTTAAAAGGAGAACTAATAAGACCATTACAAATAAAAGCTAGCCCTTTGGAAAGACAGTTTTATGATATCCCCACTTTGGAACTTGCAAAATCTTTGCTTGGCTGTCTTTTAATAAAAGAAACCGAGGAGGGAGTTGCTTCCGGCTTTATAGTTGAAACCGAAGCGTATCTTGGTCCTGAGGACCGCGCGGCACACACCTATAATAACCAAAGAACAAAACGGACAGATGTTATGTTTCGGGAATCAGGACTTGTCTATACTTATGTCATGCATACCCACTGTCTTGTCAATATCGTCAGCGGCGGTCCGGAAAAACCTGAAGCTGTTCTCATCAGGGCGATAGAACCTTTTACAGGAATAGATTTGATGAAAAAAAGACGGGGTATGGCAGATATCAAAAAGCTCACGAACGGCCCTGGAAAACTGACAAAAGCGCTAGGCATCTCTATGGAAGATTACGGCCATTGTATTGCTGAACCTCCTCTGTTTATTTCAAAGGGTTTTCAGCCCGAAGAAATATCTCAGGGTAAAAGAATTGGAATCGACAATTCGGGCGAAGCAAAAGATTACCCATGGAGATTCTGGATTACCGAAAACCCTTTTGTCTCAAGAAAAAACAACAGGTGA